One window of the Trifolium pratense cultivar HEN17-A07 linkage group LG2, ARS_RC_1.1, whole genome shotgun sequence genome contains the following:
- the LOC123906659 gene encoding putative glucose-6-phosphate 1-epimerase isoform X1, whose protein sequence is MKLRSFFGFFDWLQLVDWRRVKVKPFVSNSGALKLQQESIQMPVFQDKDGLPRIVLTDPNGSSAEVLLYGGHIVSWKNQRKEELLFMSSKAKWKQHKAIRGGISPCFARFGDVGSLEQHGMTRNRMWSLDRDPSPLPPIDNHSSVDLILKSTGVDLKKPHSFELRLRITLSAGKLILIPRVRNTDNKPFSFAFSLCNYLSVSDISEVRIEGLETLDYVDNLMNRSRFTEQADAITFDGETDRVYLHSPNKIAIIDHEKKRTFVLQKNALPDAVVWNPWNKKAKALPDLGDDDYKMMLCVNSAVIDTAILLKPCEEWKGYQELSTVSSSYCSGQLDPRRVLYGFH, encoded by the exons ATGAAATTGAgatcattttttggtttttttgatTGGTTGCAGCTGGTGGATTGGAGAAGAGTGAAAGTGAAGCCATTTGTGAGTAACTCAGGAGCATTAAAGTTGCAGCAGGAATCAATACAGATGCCTGTATTTCAGGACAAAGATGGATTGCCTAGGATTGTATTGACTGATCCAAATGGTTCATCAGCTGag GTGCTTCTGTATGGAGGGCATATTGTTTCTTGGAAGAATCAAAGGAAGGAAGAACTGCTTTTTATGAGCAGCAag GCTAAATGGAAACAGCATAAAGCAATCAGAGGAGGTATATCACCCTGCTTTGCAAGG TTTGGTGATGTTGGTTCACTTGAGCAACATGGAATGACAAGAAACAGAATGTGGTCATTGGATAGAGACCCTTCACCACTACCTCCAATTGACAATCATTCATCTGTTGATTTGATATTAAAGTCAACAGGAGTTGACTTAAAGAAACCACATAG TTTTGAGTTGAGGCTTCGCATAACTCTCAGTGCTGGCAAGCTCATTCTGATTCCTAGAGTCAGAAACACTGAtaacaaaccattttcttttGCATTTTCACTATGCAATTATTTATCTGTGTCAGATATAAG TGAAGTGCGTATTGAGGGATTGGAGACACTTGATTATGTCGATAATCTGATGAACAGATCAAGGTTCACAGAACAGGCTGATGCAATTACATTTGATGGAGAG ACGGACAGGGTATACTTACACAGCCCAAATAAAATTGCCATCATAGATCATGAGAAGAAAAGAACCTTTGTGCTCCAGAAGAATGCACTTCCAGATGCAG TGGTATGGAATCCATGGAATAAAAAGGCCAAGGCTCTACCTGATTTGGGAGATGATGATTACAAAATGATGTTGTGTGTGAACTCAGCAGTTATTGATACTGCTATTCTCTTGAAGCCATGTGAAGAGTGGAAGGGCTATCAAGAGCTCTCTACTGTTTCATCAAGCTATTGCAGTGGACAATTGGATCCTCGCAGAGTTCTTTATGGCTTTCACTGA
- the LOC123906659 gene encoding putative glucose-6-phosphate 1-epimerase isoform X2 has protein sequence MPVFQDKDGLPRIVLTDPNGSSAEVLLYGGHIVSWKNQRKEELLFMSSKAKWKQHKAIRGGISPCFARFGDVGSLEQHGMTRNRMWSLDRDPSPLPPIDNHSSVDLILKSTGVDLKKPHSFELRLRITLSAGKLILIPRVRNTDNKPFSFAFSLCNYLSVSDISEVRIEGLETLDYVDNLMNRSRFTEQADAITFDGETDRVYLHSPNKIAIIDHEKKRTFVLQKNALPDAVVWNPWNKKAKALPDLGDDDYKMMLCVNSAVIDTAILLKPCEEWKGYQELSTVSSSYCSGQLDPRRVLYGFH, from the exons ATGCCTGTATTTCAGGACAAAGATGGATTGCCTAGGATTGTATTGACTGATCCAAATGGTTCATCAGCTGag GTGCTTCTGTATGGAGGGCATATTGTTTCTTGGAAGAATCAAAGGAAGGAAGAACTGCTTTTTATGAGCAGCAag GCTAAATGGAAACAGCATAAAGCAATCAGAGGAGGTATATCACCCTGCTTTGCAAGG TTTGGTGATGTTGGTTCACTTGAGCAACATGGAATGACAAGAAACAGAATGTGGTCATTGGATAGAGACCCTTCACCACTACCTCCAATTGACAATCATTCATCTGTTGATTTGATATTAAAGTCAACAGGAGTTGACTTAAAGAAACCACATAG TTTTGAGTTGAGGCTTCGCATAACTCTCAGTGCTGGCAAGCTCATTCTGATTCCTAGAGTCAGAAACACTGAtaacaaaccattttcttttGCATTTTCACTATGCAATTATTTATCTGTGTCAGATATAAG TGAAGTGCGTATTGAGGGATTGGAGACACTTGATTATGTCGATAATCTGATGAACAGATCAAGGTTCACAGAACAGGCTGATGCAATTACATTTGATGGAGAG ACGGACAGGGTATACTTACACAGCCCAAATAAAATTGCCATCATAGATCATGAGAAGAAAAGAACCTTTGTGCTCCAGAAGAATGCACTTCCAGATGCAG TGGTATGGAATCCATGGAATAAAAAGGCCAAGGCTCTACCTGATTTGGGAGATGATGATTACAAAATGATGTTGTGTGTGAACTCAGCAGTTATTGATACTGCTATTCTCTTGAAGCCATGTGAAGAGTGGAAGGGCTATCAAGAGCTCTCTACTGTTTCATCAAGCTATTGCAGTGGACAATTGGATCCTCGCAGAGTTCTTTATGGCTTTCACTGA
- the LOC123904065 gene encoding LRR receptor-like serine/threonine-protein kinase ERL1, which translates to MTFNVTFCSFIGNPLLCGNWIGSICRSYVPNSRENFSKVAVVCLTLGIIVLLAMVTIAIYRSIQSKQLMKGSSKTVQVPPRLVILHMDLALHTLDDIMRSTEDLSEIFIVGCGASSTVYKCVLKNSRPIAVKRLYNQHPHNIRDFETELETIGSIRHRNLVTLHGYALTPDWESPFL; encoded by the exons ATGACTTTCAATGTGACATTTTGCAGCTTCATTGGAAATCCCTTATTATGTGGAAATTGGATTGGATCTATATGTCGTTCTTATGTTCCAAACTCGAGAG aGAATTTTTCTAAAGTTGCAGTTGTATGTCTCACTCTTGGTATCATCGTGTTATTGGCTATGGTAACTATTGCTATCTATAGATCCATCCAATCGAAGCAGCTGATGAAAGGATCTAGTAAGACTGTGCAAG TGCCTCCTAGACTTGTAATTCTTCATATGGATTTGGCATTACACACTTTGGATGATATAATGAGAAGCACCGAGGATCTCAGTGAGATATTTATCGTAGGGTGTGGTGCCTCTAGTACTGTATACAAGTGTGTGTTGAAAAACTCCCGACCGATTGCAGTCAAGCGATTGTACAATCAGCATCCACACAATATAAGGGATTTTGAAACAGAACTTGAAACAATTGGCAGCATTAGACATAGAAATCTTGTCACCTTGCATGGCTATGCACTTACTCCTGACTGGGAATCTCCTTTTCTATGA
- the LOC123906660 gene encoding golgin candidate 6-like isoform X2, whose protein sequence is MKMDLMSGYKGVVGLVFGNENSSNEDRYVERLLDRINNGKLPDDRRNAITELQAVVSENKAFQLAFGAMGLPIILGVLKEERHDVEMVRGALETLVSALTPINHSKGSSNEVQPDLMNTDLLSREEESIPLLLSLLEEDDFYVRYYTLQILTALLSNSRQRLQETILTIPRGITRLMDMLMDREVIRNEALLLLTHLTREAEEIQKIVVFEGAYEKIFSIIREEGNSDGGVVVQDCLELLNNLIRTNASNQVLLRETIGLDSLILILKLRGSSYSFTQQKTINLLSALETIKLLLKGGSESDPGKDANKKTNKAALVQKKVLDSLLILGVESQWVPVPVRCEALRCIGDLIAGDSKNLDLLASKVLGEEPQVEPALNSILRIILRSSSMQEFIAADYVFKNFCEQNTDGQAMLASTLIPQPYSMNHSFLEEDVNMSFGSMLLHGLTLGENDGDLETCSRAASVLSHILKDNLQCKERVLRIEIEAPMQSLGAPEPLMHRMVKYLAIASSMKSKDGKSNASGNSYVQAIILKLLVTWLADCPNAVNCFLDARPHLTYLLELVSNLSETVCIRGFAAVVLGECVIYNKSTDNGKDAFAIVDIISQKIGLSSYFLKFDEMHKSFVFANVESSLTHRSFSRSSAASMADIQDVDENDLSEKKNMDHPNLSSILDSYFVNFVKRLEANIREQIVEVYSRPKTKVAVVPEEIEQKKGESEVEYIKRLKAFIEKQHTEIQDLAIRNGTLAEDLAKTGNSLQSEQRVSGGMDRVQIETLRRDFQEASKRLEMLKKEKAKIESEAIMYQNLAAKTEGDLRSLSDAYNSLEQSNLHLENEVKALRGEGHSTFPDVEAIKAEAREEALKESEGELNDLLVCLGQEQSKVDKLSARLLELGEDVDKLLEGIGDDAGAAEDFEDEEDAE, encoded by the exons ATGAAAATGGATTTGATGTCTGGTTACAag GGTGTTGTTGGGCTTGTTTTTGGCAACGAGAATTCTTCAAATGAAGATAg GTATGTTGAGAGGTTGCTTGACCGGATAAACAATGGGAAACTCCCAGATGACAGGAGAAATGCTATTACTGAGCTTCAGGCTGTTGTCTCCGAAAATAAAGCTTTCCAGTTAGCATTTGGGGCAATGG GCCTTCCTATAATCTTAGGCGTCTTAAAGGAAGAACGTCATGATGTTGAAATG GTTCGTGGTGCATTGGAAACTCTTGTCAGTGCATTGACTCCCATTAATCATTCAAAAGGATCAAGTAATGAAGTTCAGCCAGATTTGATGAATACTGATTTACTATCTAGAGAAGAAGAAAGTATCCCTCTTCTTCTAAGTTTGTTG GAAGAGGATGATTTTTATGTGCGATATTATACTCTGCAAATATTGACTGCCCTTCTCTCTAATTCTCGACAGAG GTTACAGGAAACTATATTGACCATCCCGCGTGGTATAACCCGGCTAATGGACATGCTTATGGATCGTGAG GTGATTAGGAATGAGGCCTTGTTGCTTCTTACTCACCTGACCCGTGAAGCTGAG GAGATCCAAAAGATTGTTGTCTTTGAAGGTGCATATGAGAAAATATTCAGTATTATAAGGGAGGAGGGAAATTCAGATGGCGGTGTAGTTGTGCAG GACTGCCTTGAATTGTTGAACAATTTGATTCGTACCAATGCATCCAATCAG GTGCTACTCAGAGAGACTATAGGACTTGATTCATTGATATTGATTTTGAAGCTAAGAGGAAGTTCTTACTCTTTTACTCAACAAAAG ACAATCAATCTACTCAGTGCATTAGAAACCATTAAATTGTTACTAAAGGGAGGTTCTGAGTCTGATCCTGGGAAAGATGCTAATAAAAAGACAAATAAGGCAGCTCTGGTTCAG AAAAAGGTACTGGACAGTTTGTTGATCTTAGGTGTTGAAAGCCAATGGGTACCCGTTCCAGTTCGCTGTGAG GCATTGAGATGCATTGGGGACTTGATTGCTGGAGATTCAAAGAATCTTGATCTTCTTGCTAGCAAAGTTCTTGGAGAGGAGCCACAAGTCGAACCTGCTCTGAATTCTATACTTCGAATAATTTTGAGGTCTTCTAGCATGCAAGAGTTCATTGCAGCTGATTATGTTTTCAAAAACTTTTGTGAG CAAAACACTGATGGCCAAGCAATGCTAGCGTCTACACTAATTCCTCAGCCATATTCCATGAATCATTCATTCCTTGAGGAGGATGTCAATATGTCTTTTGGAAG CATGCTATTACATGGTCTTACTTTGGGTGAAAATGATGGTGATCTTGAG ACTTGTAGCAGAGCCGCTAGCGTTCTATCACATATACTGAAGGACAATCTCCAATGCAAGGAAAGG GTTTTGCGAATTGAAATTGAGGCACCCATGCAATCTTTAGGAGCTCCAGAGCCACTAATGCATCGGATGGTGAAATATTTAGCCATTGCATCTTCAATGAAATCCAAAGATGGAAAGTCCAATGCATCAGGAAATTCATATGTTCAAgctattattttgaaattactGGTTACATGGCTAGCTGATTGCCCGAATGCAGTGAACTGCTTCCTAGATGCTCGACCCCACCTTACTTATCTTCTTGAGCTAGTATCAAATTTGTCAGAAACAGTGTGTATAAGGGGTTTCGCAGCAGTTGTGCTGGGTGAATGTGTGATCTATAACAAATCCACTGATAACGGAAAAGATGCATTTGCCATTGTTGATATAATAAGTCAGAAAATTGGACTTAGTTCGTATTTCTTAAAATTTGATGAGATGCATAAGAGTTTTGTTTTCGCTAACGTGGAGTCATCATTAACACACAGATCATTCTCTAGATCTTCAGCAGCTAGCATGGCAGATATTCAAGATGTAGATGAGAATGATTTgtcagaaaagaaaaatatggacCATCCAAATCTTTCTTCAATCTTGGATTCTTACTTTGTGAATTTTGTTAAAAGACTGGAGGCAAATATTAGAGAACAGATTGTGGAGGTTTATAGTCGTCCAAAAACCAAGGTAGCGGTAGTGCCAGAAGAAATAGAGCAGAAGAAGGGTGAAAGTGAGGTTGAATATATAAAGCGGCTGAAAGCTTTTATTGAGAAGCAGCACACTGAGATTCAG GATCTTGCTATTCGAAATGGTACACTGGCAGAAGACCTGGCTAAGACAGGTAATAGTTTGCAGTCTGAGCAAAGAGTGAGTGGAGGCATGGATAGAGTTCAAATAGAGACACTCCGTAGAGATTTCCAAGAAGCATCTAAAAGGTTGGAGATGCTTAAGAAAGAAAAAGCCAAAATTGAATCGGAGGCAATTATGTATCAGAATTTAGCTGCAAAGACGGAAGGTGATCTAAGGAGTCTGTCGGATGCATACAATAGCCTTGAGCAATCTAACCTCCATCTAGAGAATGAGGTGAAAGCACTGAGGGGAGAAGGCCACTCAACATTCCCAGATGTAGAGGCAATAAAAGCTGAAGCAAGGGAAGAAGCTCTGAAGGAGAGCGAAGGTGAACTGAATGATCTGCTTGTATGCCTTGGACAAGAACAAAGCAAGGTGGATAAACTTAGTGCTAGGTTGCTGGAGTTGGGGGAGGATGTTGACAAACTACTTGAAGGCATTGGAGATGATGCTGGGGCTGCTGAAGATTtcgaagatgaagaagatgccGAGTAA
- the LOC123906660 gene encoding golgin candidate 6-like isoform X1 has product MKMDLMSGYKGVVGLVFGNENSSNEDRYVERLLDRINNGKLPDDRRNAITELQAVVSENKAFQLAFGAMGLPIILGVLKEERHDVEMVRGALETLVSALTPINHSKGSSNEVQPDLMNTDLLSREEESIPLLLSLLEEDDFYVRYYTLQILTALLSNSRQRYKLNSFHGSLIPEVVISSCLERTLADFFFRLQETILTIPRGITRLMDMLMDREVIRNEALLLLTHLTREAEEIQKIVVFEGAYEKIFSIIREEGNSDGGVVVQDCLELLNNLIRTNASNQVLLRETIGLDSLILILKLRGSSYSFTQQKTINLLSALETIKLLLKGGSESDPGKDANKKTNKAALVQKKVLDSLLILGVESQWVPVPVRCEALRCIGDLIAGDSKNLDLLASKVLGEEPQVEPALNSILRIILRSSSMQEFIAADYVFKNFCEQNTDGQAMLASTLIPQPYSMNHSFLEEDVNMSFGSMLLHGLTLGENDGDLETCSRAASVLSHILKDNLQCKERVLRIEIEAPMQSLGAPEPLMHRMVKYLAIASSMKSKDGKSNASGNSYVQAIILKLLVTWLADCPNAVNCFLDARPHLTYLLELVSNLSETVCIRGFAAVVLGECVIYNKSTDNGKDAFAIVDIISQKIGLSSYFLKFDEMHKSFVFANVESSLTHRSFSRSSAASMADIQDVDENDLSEKKNMDHPNLSSILDSYFVNFVKRLEANIREQIVEVYSRPKTKVAVVPEEIEQKKGESEVEYIKRLKAFIEKQHTEIQDLAIRNGTLAEDLAKTGNSLQSEQRVSGGMDRVQIETLRRDFQEASKRLEMLKKEKAKIESEAIMYQNLAAKTEGDLRSLSDAYNSLEQSNLHLENEVKALRGEGHSTFPDVEAIKAEAREEALKESEGELNDLLVCLGQEQSKVDKLSARLLELGEDVDKLLEGIGDDAGAAEDFEDEEDAE; this is encoded by the exons ATGAAAATGGATTTGATGTCTGGTTACAag GGTGTTGTTGGGCTTGTTTTTGGCAACGAGAATTCTTCAAATGAAGATAg GTATGTTGAGAGGTTGCTTGACCGGATAAACAATGGGAAACTCCCAGATGACAGGAGAAATGCTATTACTGAGCTTCAGGCTGTTGTCTCCGAAAATAAAGCTTTCCAGTTAGCATTTGGGGCAATGG GCCTTCCTATAATCTTAGGCGTCTTAAAGGAAGAACGTCATGATGTTGAAATG GTTCGTGGTGCATTGGAAACTCTTGTCAGTGCATTGACTCCCATTAATCATTCAAAAGGATCAAGTAATGAAGTTCAGCCAGATTTGATGAATACTGATTTACTATCTAGAGAAGAAGAAAGTATCCCTCTTCTTCTAAGTTTGTTG GAAGAGGATGATTTTTATGTGCGATATTATACTCTGCAAATATTGACTGCCCTTCTCTCTAATTCTCGACAGAGGTATAAGTTAAATAGTTTCCATGGTAGTTTGATTCCTGAAGTTGTTATATCATCTTGCTTGGAAAGGACCCTTGCTGACTTCTTCTTCAGGTTACAGGAAACTATATTGACCATCCCGCGTGGTATAACCCGGCTAATGGACATGCTTATGGATCGTGAG GTGATTAGGAATGAGGCCTTGTTGCTTCTTACTCACCTGACCCGTGAAGCTGAG GAGATCCAAAAGATTGTTGTCTTTGAAGGTGCATATGAGAAAATATTCAGTATTATAAGGGAGGAGGGAAATTCAGATGGCGGTGTAGTTGTGCAG GACTGCCTTGAATTGTTGAACAATTTGATTCGTACCAATGCATCCAATCAG GTGCTACTCAGAGAGACTATAGGACTTGATTCATTGATATTGATTTTGAAGCTAAGAGGAAGTTCTTACTCTTTTACTCAACAAAAG ACAATCAATCTACTCAGTGCATTAGAAACCATTAAATTGTTACTAAAGGGAGGTTCTGAGTCTGATCCTGGGAAAGATGCTAATAAAAAGACAAATAAGGCAGCTCTGGTTCAG AAAAAGGTACTGGACAGTTTGTTGATCTTAGGTGTTGAAAGCCAATGGGTACCCGTTCCAGTTCGCTGTGAG GCATTGAGATGCATTGGGGACTTGATTGCTGGAGATTCAAAGAATCTTGATCTTCTTGCTAGCAAAGTTCTTGGAGAGGAGCCACAAGTCGAACCTGCTCTGAATTCTATACTTCGAATAATTTTGAGGTCTTCTAGCATGCAAGAGTTCATTGCAGCTGATTATGTTTTCAAAAACTTTTGTGAG CAAAACACTGATGGCCAAGCAATGCTAGCGTCTACACTAATTCCTCAGCCATATTCCATGAATCATTCATTCCTTGAGGAGGATGTCAATATGTCTTTTGGAAG CATGCTATTACATGGTCTTACTTTGGGTGAAAATGATGGTGATCTTGAG ACTTGTAGCAGAGCCGCTAGCGTTCTATCACATATACTGAAGGACAATCTCCAATGCAAGGAAAGG GTTTTGCGAATTGAAATTGAGGCACCCATGCAATCTTTAGGAGCTCCAGAGCCACTAATGCATCGGATGGTGAAATATTTAGCCATTGCATCTTCAATGAAATCCAAAGATGGAAAGTCCAATGCATCAGGAAATTCATATGTTCAAgctattattttgaaattactGGTTACATGGCTAGCTGATTGCCCGAATGCAGTGAACTGCTTCCTAGATGCTCGACCCCACCTTACTTATCTTCTTGAGCTAGTATCAAATTTGTCAGAAACAGTGTGTATAAGGGGTTTCGCAGCAGTTGTGCTGGGTGAATGTGTGATCTATAACAAATCCACTGATAACGGAAAAGATGCATTTGCCATTGTTGATATAATAAGTCAGAAAATTGGACTTAGTTCGTATTTCTTAAAATTTGATGAGATGCATAAGAGTTTTGTTTTCGCTAACGTGGAGTCATCATTAACACACAGATCATTCTCTAGATCTTCAGCAGCTAGCATGGCAGATATTCAAGATGTAGATGAGAATGATTTgtcagaaaagaaaaatatggacCATCCAAATCTTTCTTCAATCTTGGATTCTTACTTTGTGAATTTTGTTAAAAGACTGGAGGCAAATATTAGAGAACAGATTGTGGAGGTTTATAGTCGTCCAAAAACCAAGGTAGCGGTAGTGCCAGAAGAAATAGAGCAGAAGAAGGGTGAAAGTGAGGTTGAATATATAAAGCGGCTGAAAGCTTTTATTGAGAAGCAGCACACTGAGATTCAG GATCTTGCTATTCGAAATGGTACACTGGCAGAAGACCTGGCTAAGACAGGTAATAGTTTGCAGTCTGAGCAAAGAGTGAGTGGAGGCATGGATAGAGTTCAAATAGAGACACTCCGTAGAGATTTCCAAGAAGCATCTAAAAGGTTGGAGATGCTTAAGAAAGAAAAAGCCAAAATTGAATCGGAGGCAATTATGTATCAGAATTTAGCTGCAAAGACGGAAGGTGATCTAAGGAGTCTGTCGGATGCATACAATAGCCTTGAGCAATCTAACCTCCATCTAGAGAATGAGGTGAAAGCACTGAGGGGAGAAGGCCACTCAACATTCCCAGATGTAGAGGCAATAAAAGCTGAAGCAAGGGAAGAAGCTCTGAAGGAGAGCGAAGGTGAACTGAATGATCTGCTTGTATGCCTTGGACAAGAACAAAGCAAGGTGGATAAACTTAGTGCTAGGTTGCTGGAGTTGGGGGAGGATGTTGACAAACTACTTGAAGGCATTGGAGATGATGCTGGGGCTGCTGAAGATTtcgaagatgaagaagatgccGAGTAA